The following nucleotide sequence is from Halogeometricum borinquense DSM 11551.
CTGCAACGGACGAAGAGCCGCGTATTCGTTCGATTACTGCTCGGATGTTCTCTCGGCGGAGGACAGCATCGACTCACAAATCGATGTCTCGATGACCGGTCGGTACGACGAGAACGAAACGAGACAGGTCGCAAAGCGGATGTTTGCCGGTCTGTCCGGCACGAAAGACGCCGAAGCGTCCGTCGAACCAGACCCGAACGGGACGCCGTGGCCGTGGCAGTCAACCGTGACAGTCGGAATCAACGCCAGCGCCGGCGGTAACCGAGACTACAAACCGTTCGTCGCAGAGACTATCGCCTACTGGGAGAAGAATCAGGACGAGTACGGCGAGTACACAACTGATTTCGAACTTCGTCCGAACGAGCCCTCCCCCGACGTCGAGGTGCGTATCGTCGAATCGATTCCGAACTGCGGAAAGAACGACAATTCGACCTCCGACGCGCTCGGTTGTGCCTCGGTACTGGACGACGGTGCCCACGCGAGCGATACCGAAGTTGTCAGAATCATGTACGACCAGTCCGATGAAAGCATCGTCCAGACGATGAAACACGAGTTCGGCCACCTCTACGGCCTCGAACACGGGGAAGGACCAATGCCACTCATGGACGAAACGTATCGCAGTGAAACGCTCCCGCGGCCGAACGCCACCGAACGCCCCCTGCCATGGCGGTCGAACACTCTCTCAGTGTACGTGGATTACTCGAACATCACCGACTCCGACAGCGAACAAGTCGAACGAGAAATCCGTGACGCGACCGACTACTATGAAGCAGGCGCGGAGGGCTACGTGCCGGGGAATCTAACGTTCGAGTACGTCTCTGACCCCGCAGAGGCCGACATCACGATTCGATTCTACAATACGTTCGCGTCGGGGACCGGAGAGTCTCGCCTTTCGGCGTCGGGAGAGGACACGGACGGTGACGGAGCACTGGAGTTCTACACGACGGGAACGATTTACATTACGGATATCTATCACGACCGGGTAGGCTGGCACGTCGGAGCTAACCTGGGCAGTCTCATGGGGGCGAAGTCGCACTCAGACCTCCCGCCGCCGTTCGACGGGTCGGATGACAACAGAGACGACTGGAACTGA
It contains:
- a CDS encoding matrixin family metalloprotease; protein product: MRIRIALVAFLLLLAGCSGTDPFAGEPSSEIAKTTVPSTEKTRAPSPTDAATPTSEPATDRVNPWGHENVSVAVSADLGTYGYGTFHEEIRTALEYWNTRENTSYPVQYELTNTTYDADIVVNVEPRVNTCNGRRAAYSFDYCSDVLSAEDSIDSQIDVSMTGRYDENETRQVAKRMFAGLSGTKDAEASVEPDPNGTPWPWQSTVTVGINASAGGNRDYKPFVAETIAYWEKNQDEYGEYTTDFELRPNEPSPDVEVRIVESIPNCGKNDNSTSDALGCASVLDDGAHASDTEVVRIMYDQSDESIVQTMKHEFGHLYGLEHGEGPMPLMDETYRSETLPRPNATERPLPWRSNTLSVYVDYSNITDSDSEQVEREIRDATDYYEAGAEGYVPGNLTFEYVSDPAEADITIRFYNTFASGTGESRLSASGEDTDGDGALEFYTTGTIYITDIYHDRVGWHVGANLGSLMGAKSHSDLPPPFDGSDDNRDDWN